The genomic stretch ACAAAAAATATAAGCTGACCAAACTAGCACAATTATCCATGTTATGAAGTTAGTAACAACATACCCGAATACACTTGATGATTTCAACTTTGAAAATTTCAGGCACACGGTGCCAATTTGTCTCTCCAATTGGACAAAATCTTTCATTCCGAGCCATATCACCAATGAATTTAACGAGGATGTGTCCTCCCATTTTGAGTGGCTGATGAAATTCATTAAAAGTGACACAATACCTCCCTTTAGTACACCATACATCATGCGGTTGAATTGGACCGCTGACCTTTTCAATATTTCCTTCATTATCTACCAAAACACATAAATACATATGTTCATATCTACCAAAACACATAAACCCAGTTGTTGTTAGAAGGATGCCATgaactttcattttttttcatttactCAGTTATGAAGGTTAATTTGCACTACTAGTATTATCTCATTAAATTTGAACTGTCCAAGCTATGTTTGTGTTCTTTTAGTTTGGTACAATAAGCATTAAGCCTCTTGCTACAACTCAGGTTGATAACACTTAATAAATTTTTGGATGAATTTACCAGCTATTACCAACACTAACACTGACAACTCATCTACAGAGGTGATGTGATAATAATGGTTGTGTATACGAAACCAGAGATTCTCACATAGACAACAAAAATTAAACGAAAATAACTCAGAAAGCCAACCATGACAACAAAAATTAAACAAAGAGAACTTACCCATAAGTAGAACCTCCTCATTTTCGTCAAATTCTACATTATCAGGCCAATCGTGTACCACACTACGACGTTTCGGTTTGAAAGTTTTTAGACGAGTTACATTAGCATCTTCTTTGGTTCGAACTTCTTCATGCTCGACCGATGACTTCTCAATTGTGTTAGACCTATTACACCCATTGTTGGTCATGCTAATAAGTTCAGATGGTAGCGGACGACAAGTGGGTTGAGACATTGACAATAATGCAGGCTTTGCACTATTACTAGTGGACTTGAGAGTCAAAACTTGTGCTTGTTCCCCAAATTTTTGAGATACATCGGGCTGTTTGGCACAGAGTTGTGGGGCTTTTCCATTAGCAGAATCATGCGAATTTCGAGTGACATGGGTCTTTGAATGTAGGTGATTTGTAGTAAAAGACCAATCATTCATAGTAGAAGTTTTCCACAAAGGATCAGGTGATTTAACTCCTCCTACTTGTGCCTCTTTCCTCGTTTTTGAGATGCATCGGGTTGCTTGGCGGACGGTTCTTGGGATTTTCTAGCAACAAGATCATAAGAATTTCGGGGGACATGGGTCTTTGAAAGTAGGGGGTTTGTAGTAAAAGATCCGTCAGGTTTCTTAATAAGTTTAACTCCTCCTACTTGTGCTTGTTCCCCCCTTTTTTGAGATGCATCAAGTTGCTTGGCAGAGAGTTCTCGGGCTTTTCTAGCAGCAAGATCGGGAGAATTTATGGTGGCGTGGGTCTTTGAAACTAGAGGGGTTGTAGTAAAGGAAGTAGAAGTTTTCCACAAAGGATCAGGTGGTTTAACTCCTCCTACTTGTGCCTCTTTCCACGTTTTTTGAGATGCATCAGGTTGCTTGGCAGATAGTTCTTGGGATTTTCTAGCAACAAGATCATAAGAATTTCCGGGGACATGGGTCTTTGAAAGTAGGGGGTTTGTGGTAAAAGATCCGCCAGGTTTCTTAATAAATTTTTTGCAGAACGTACCGGCTGGTTTAACCCCTCCTACTTGTGCTTGTTCCCCCTTTTTTTGAGATGCATCAAGTTGCTTGGCAGAGAGTTCGCGAGCTTTTCTAGCAGCAAGATCATCAGAATTTGCGGTGACGTGGGTCTTTGAAAGTAAGGGGTTTGGAGTAAAAGCTCGGTCAGGTTGATCATATTTAGGTTGATCATATTTAGCTGCATGTTCTTGAAAAGTGTGTGAGATTTGGATTCTTGAACTTGGGTCATTTCGAGTTTTTTCAAAAGACGGATTGACCTGGGTCTTTGAAAAAGAATCCTTTGCAGCATAAGGCTCTTCAATATTTCCAGGAGGACGACAATCTTTTAGCGATGGTTGTTGCTGCGGTGCCTTAACAACTGCAGCTACTTTGTTTTTTTGAGGGCAAAATGGCAGCCACATTTCGAAGTTTTAAAAGAGGTGGACCTGTCCTTGCAACCATTCCGCAAATTCTTTGATAATCCATTCGTTTTCATTATTTTGGGTAACACTGAGATGGACCATCTCCAGCCGCTTGTAATTAAGAAATGCACTTTAAAAGAATTGGAAAAAAATCATTACCGGATTATATTAAGGATGGGTGCTAAATTATAAAACTTTGGAGTCATTTATACTTACTCAAGAACCTCTTTCATCTCATCAGAATGAAGCAAAACGTAGCGGTGAGCTTGTTGTAAACTTCTGTCATCTAGGCGTACTttttcaatcataccaacaactcTACCACCAGAGCGAAACAAATAATCACTCATGTCTTGAATACAATCATCATTCCTCTTCGATCTATTAAAGATAGTCTCAATATCTCCCAAATACCTTGAACAAAATGTGATTGTCTCCTCAAGCATGTACCCTTCAAACAATTGATCCCCTGGTGCGCTTTATTACTTACGTATGATTTTAAGTGAGCCAAATACCTTTAGAGAGTTCATAAAATCAGTTTAGAAAAAACACTTAAACATCCACTTAAATAGTCTCTGATAATTACCTTTCAATAGGGTACATCCATCTATCTTTGGACAGGACCACCAAGTTTCGCCTCCTCGACTAAGTGAATCAATAGGTGAACCATAATTGTGAAAAAGGTTGGCATAAACTCCATTTCCATACGACATAGTATTAGCACAATTTTCGACTGAAGTGCATTTAACTCGTCGTGTTCAAGGGTATGCGAACAAAGAGACTTGAAAAAGCAAGATAATTCCCCAAGTAAGTCAATAACTTTAGTAGCCTTGGATGCCCTCAATGCCACAGGAAGTATATCTTGCATTAAGACATGATTGTCGTGGCTCTTAAGATTAATGAGTTTTCTCTGTTTCATATTCACGCATCTAGAGATGTTTGAGCCATACCCATCAGGAGCTCTAATCTTTTGCAAGACTTTTAGAAATCGCTCTTTCTCCTCGTTAGACATGGTGTAAGATGCTGGAGGCATGTATGGTTCTCGATTAGGTCGATCTTGGAGCCATAGATGTTCCTTTATGCCTAGCTTCTTTAGACCTTTTCTCGCATTCACATCGTCTCTACTCTTATCCATATCTAAAAGTGTACCCAATATATTGTCGcacacatttttctcaatgtgcataacatctaAATTATGTCTTAGTGGGTTGTGTTCCCAGTAGGGCAGCTCAAAAAATATACTCTTCTTATTCCACAAATTATGATTATTATCTTCACAGTTGCTATCATTAACCATGTTAGTCGAGACACCAACTTCCCTTGCTCTATTTGGCCTTTTCAATCGTTTTGTAGTCTTCCCATACATATATTCAATATTTTCTTGTTGTCTTAAGACATCAGAACCACTTATAGATTTTGGAGCGCAGCCAGACGCTATAGTTCCATCAAACAAATTGGCTTCAGAACGATAGTGATGATCTGGAGCCAACCAATTCCTATGTCCCACATAGCAAATCTTGCCACCAAATCTTCCGGAATTAGTTGAATGGGTACAACGTGGACAAGCATCATAACCAGCAGACTCCATCCGAAAGCATAGCATATCTTTGGAAAATCGTTAATAGTACTATGTAATCTTCGCTCAAGTTTGAATTTTTCACCTTCAAAGGCGTCAAATGCGTCAACACCGCTCCATAACAACTTCAACTCAGAAATTAGAGGTTGGAGATACACATCAATGTCAATTCTCGGACTGGATTTTCCGGGAATAATACAAGACAAAAGAAATGAAGAGGGTTTCATGCACAACCATGGTGGCAAGTTATAAGGAATCAAAATAACTGGCCATGTGCTATAAGTGGTATTCATCAAACGATATGGGTTAAACCCGTCACTAGCTAATGCTAACCTAACACTTCGAGGATCAGAGGCAAATAGAGGATACCGAGAATCAAATTGTTCCCACGCTAAAGCGTCTTTGGATGTCTAAGTTTTCCATCTTTTACACGATCTTTATGATGCCATCTCATATCTTCTGCTGTTTTAGGTGACGCGTAGATCCTCTCTAATCTAGGAATGAGGGGAAAATACCTCATCACTTTAGCTCCTTCACCCTTCTTAGCTAGGTTTTTACCTTTTTCACCTATGACTTTTTTCCATCTTGACGTGTGACAAACATTACACTCCTCCTTGTCACTGTTATCCCCCCAAAATAGCATGCAATTGGATGGGCAGGCGTGAATCTTTTCATACCCAAGTCCTAAATCATTTATTATCTTCTTACCCTCATAAAAGGATGATGGGAACTCTTTTACTTGAGGAAATGCTTGAAGTAGAAGTTCAAGTAACTTGTTAAATGACTCAATAGACCAATGAAACATACATTTAATATGGTATAAATGTAAAAGGAATGAGAGCTTTGAGAAAGATTGACAACCTTCGTAAAGTTCCTCGTTTGCAGCTTCGATTAATCTTTTATAGCTAATGTCTTGTTTATTGTTGAGGTCATCACTCGTAGGATCGTATGCGTTCTCAAACTCATTATCGGACTCACCAGAAGAACTAAACCCCATAGACACGTCATCAAATTCaacttctttttctatttctaCGGAGCCAGCAAAAGTATTATGATCATCAAAATCTTTAGAATGGTTAGGAATCTTAGTCCTATAAACTGCATTAAGTAAACCTTTTATATCATCACGACCTACCAAGGTTTCTTCCCTACTTTCTCCATGCAAATGATCAAGAACGTCCCTTTTACCATGCCAAAACCAATCCGTATACTTCTGGTAAAACCCTTTGAACAAAATATGTCCCTCTATTTCGCCCAACGTGAAGTAATAACGTAACttacaattcttacatgggcatTTTGTTTTCCCATCTACAAGACTTTCCTTAGCTAACTCAATAAACTCCCTACATCCATTTATGTAATCGCGATGGTCATTTGGCAAGGTAATCCAGCTAGTATCCATGCCTACACATCATAAAGATTGAATCAATATATATATTTTGTATTCTCAGATTTATTTTTCACATTTTTTCTATATTATTCTAACCaaagtttttttgtttttcttttagagttgacacaattttttttttgtaagcgaGTTTTGACACATATTGAAAGCATTAATTCTTTAATGGGATTTGTTTTAGTTTtgacacaattttttttttaaagcaaGTTTTGACACAGATATTGAAGGAATTACATATTTAATGAGAGCAACTCGCATAAATCTCAATATGAGATCTCTACCGACGACGATAATCTCAAAGACATTAAATCACATAATCGAACATTGTAGAATAAAAGTTGGATAGCTTGGGAATACTCGGTTACTAGCTGGTATGAGAGTATGAGAATTAAGAAGGGGAGAGATAAAAGTAGtaaaaagaataagaagaaaaggACCTCAGCCGAGTCTAAGCATGAGACTATGAGAGCGAATACAAGAAGGGGTAGGTTGAGACTTGCTTTGTGGTTTAAACCATAGTTCTTTTTCAACGCTATTAGgttttaataataaataataaatgaaAACTAAAATAGGAATTTGCAAAGTACTCACGTATAAACATCAAGTAGCGTCCTTTGTCCAAACTTTGGTCCAAATTCCAATTATCCGGATTCGCCTACGAAATTAAAGACAACCAACCGATAAATCAACGATCAAAGGTTAAGGTATGCTAAGAGAATGAATATTCTTTGTGGTTACGATCAAAGGTCTTAGCGCCAGTGACCGAGCACTAGTGTTAGAGCTTGCGATCCAGGCAGTGAAAAAGAAAGGGAAGACTCAAATTAAGGTCTCAAATTACTCGACCGAGAATGAACAGGACACCTATTCTCTTAATAGGCGGCAAAGCGGTTATGAAAAAGAGGGGGGTTTTGCAACTCGCTAATCCAATGCCCACCCCGCCTCACCCTTCTCCTTACTTAGATTAATTTTGTGCACGTCTCAAATGGCTTCCCCAATTTAGAAGAGCCAAGCAAGCTTAACCTTCCTGCCAATGCCCTCTCGCCTAGTTCCATATGGACAATTACAAAAAAAAGGTTGACTTCCACCACATTAAAAAATTGAGGGGGAGTTAGGACATACTGATATTGGGGTGGTTTAACAATGTACTAAAATTCTTATCTTTGTCATAGAGTATAAGATTAATGTTTATATTGACAAAATTATATGTTTTGATGAAGTAAATAGAATGAATTTATACAAGTGTTCAAATTACAAATTTTGTATGTGACCTTGGTTTGATCGATAGATATGAAAAAATTTGAGTAACGTGGACAATTGCTTGGTGATTGTGAAAATATGGATAGTCGACGAAAAATCTAACGCAAATTACCAACAAGGTTGCCACGGGGAATCGTAATGCGTTTTATTTCTTAAAAAATGAGGGCTATCGGGAAAAATAAGGATCAAATATAGGAAATGCTAATCGACACATATTGCGCTACCAAACAGTCCATGGAAAGATGATTCGGTATAGGAAATGCTAATCGACACATATTGTGCTACCAAATCAGCCAAATTCAAAACAGCTAAAAAATGCTAATCAAACAGCTAAAATCCAGAACCCTAAATTTATTAAAGCCCAGAACCCTAAAAATGATTAACAAATCGACTGTCCAGCAAAAATATTTGGAGATCCTATGCTTTGCAAATTGTCACAATAAAAAATGCGCAAATACTTCAAATTTTGAAAGTTGGAAACCTGACATGGAAGTACAACAATGAATTTTAAATCCAACTTTATCATAGTTCcctcttcttttctcccttaccTTTTCCTCTCATTAAATTTCCATATCCAAATCATTTAAGGATTAAGGCTCAAGAGAGCTTAGCTAAGTTCTACTTCATGTACACCGAAATTTTCAACGCTATTAGgttttaataataaataataaatgaaAACTAAATAGGAATTTGCAATACTCACCGTATAAACTACTAAAGTAGCGTCACTGTCCAAACTTTGGTCCAAATTCAAATTATCCGGATCCTGCCCTGAAATTAAAGACAATCAATTGATAAACTAATATTACAATATAAACAACTGTAAGACCTGACTACTAAAGAATCACAGTAACCACTGATGTTAATCATAATTAAGGATTAACAAATACTTTCCTTGAGTATTTAACTTATGAATCTTCCAGATAAAATTTTAACGAATGACTCTTTTTACTGAACTGTGTGACCAGGACTATCAGAGATCAGCAATAAATAATGCTTTTGAGACTAAATAGCAACAATTCAGTGTGACATCCCCATGATTCTGAACTGTTGCAATCAATTTGCCTCTTTAACTCGTATCTTTGCACAATGTCACTCGATAAAGTTGTGATTAACATTAAAGTACAAACTCCCAACAGAGAGAAATTTGGCAGATTCTTGTTCAAATGAAAGATTCAAAATCGTGACTAATCGGTTTTTGCCGGTCTACTAATCACAAAGCCTTAGAGCACAAACCTAACTAAAATACCTACTCTAGGTTCCTACTCAGAGCCCAAAATAACTAAAAACCCGTTCCTAAGTTCCTACTATCTAACAAGAAGCTTAAAGCCTTTAAACATGAAAGTTGCCAACAATACCCAAACCCTATCTAACAGTAGAAAATTACTTGCAGATTGAGTGAGTCGTTTTAGTATGTAAGTTCCGCTTACACGCAGACAGAACAACTTCCCATGGGAGTCGACCGACTACCTACATTACCTGATTGTTACCAAAATCATGTCGCACACTGGAATTTAACAAAGCCCCTAGTCCTTTTCAAGATCATTCACATACTAAAAGTTTTGGACAGCTATAAAGCATCTTTGTAACACCGTGTTCATCATGTAGAAGGAAGCAGATATATCCTTTTCAAGATCTAAATATACTTGCCCTTGTAACATTTCAGCTAATGCATTCCAAAAATCTCTTTTACAGAAAAAATATGCATATTGCTTTGACTTTAACCCTTTTATACAAAAGCACATGGCTTTAGGGAAGGAAGGGCTTTATGTCTCAATTCAAGTTTTTTGTAACTCATTACTCAGACACATAACAAATTAGCTGGTTCAAGCCTAATTTCAATTGCTCAGTTCAACATGATGAGAAGTAGTATCACAATGGAACCGAATAAACAGAATTCCAGATTGACTACCGCAAGTAAAATTCGATCTGAACCTAAGCAAATCATAAAACTTTAAACTTACAATCTCCAGATGCTACCGAAAATAATTTAGAGTCAATTAACATGAATCATTATTCAAAACCGTTTTGCGCATAAATCAACCTAAGCTCTACCTAAACAAAGAGCAATCCGAaatcattcaaaaatcataaacCACAAGAAGTAAGTCAATTCGGCTAAATTGCAGATTGAAATCGGtacacaaaaccctaattttgaaatCATACAATTAAAACACAACGATCAAATAATTATAGCATAACATAAACCACAAATACACAAAAAGATAACATAATTAACTAATCACAAATCATCATCTTTCGTGGATAACGcaattaattaattccaacaTAATACTCTTGCAAGCATATACAAAACCCTAATCCAAAACCATCCAATTCATCAACATAACACTAAATTACTCAAACCAAACGTCAATTAAACCCTAAACTACACAAAACCCTAACGCAATGAATCAATCAATTATCATCATCTTTAGTCGAAACACCGTATTTCTCCTGCAATTTAGTAATCTCCTCTTACTTCTTCTTGTGATCAAACTTCTTATTCATCTTAGTAGGCTGATAATACAACACAATTAGATACCGATTTGCGACATTAAAACCCGACAAATGATCAACAGCGGTTTTCGCATCGTCGATGACGATGAAACAACGATTGAACAATATACAAACACTTGCGATGATGATGAAACAACGATCGAAAGCAAGAAAAAACACAAGCGTACATTAGGTTTTGATTAATTACATACCTATTTagctgatgacgatgatgatcaACGAGAGTCCCGATTCACAGATGAGCAATTGTTGGAGATGAATAATAGGACGATTGAATAGTAatgaattagggtttgattaattaATTACGATTTCTGAGGGAAATTGAGTGAAAAGTATCGAGGAGAAATTGATAGCTGAACATACAGGCGGTTTGATATTTTGGGGAAAAGTCAAAATATTTGGGAAAGGATTAGCGCGAAAGAATGAAACCTATTATCGTCAGCGggattttttaataaaaaattattattatattaataaaatagtaTATGGAGGGAAAATTGGGTTGACGCCTTTAAAAGCGTCGACCATAAAGCGTCGGGAAGGTAAGGGGTTTGTAGTAGTGTTATCACGTGGGCATTATAACGTCAATTATTAACACAAACAGTACCACAGTCATATCTCACGTAAACCGCATTACGTAAAATATACAAGTATAACATAACTTTATCACATAAACAATAATTCACGTACATTATAATATCAGTTGAGTAATTATAACGATAATATACTTACTcattatattaacttaagacgaagGGGTAAGAAATATACCTTATTGCTCCCGTTATCTAGCTAAGCTCACAATAGAATTGAAGCTAttgttttatctttttatttctCGTGGCTACTTCCTCTTTGCCAAATGTGAAGCACTTTGCCCCTATTTATAGTAAGTGTAATTTCGTGCCCCTAAGAGATTCCTCTTGAGTGGAGGGATTACCAGGTTGAACATAGCTTGTCCTAAAGTTTCTCCAGACGTGCGAAAAGAAATGAGGAATctcttagggggtgtttggttcaaatacaaaaggtatgaggtatgggtttgaaaTGAGACAAACCGATACCACGTGTTAGTTTGTCAAATACAAGGGTTTTATACctatacctcaaacccatgagatatgagtttctcatacccaaggagggggtgggtatgagattgatacctatGAGtatcaaattaaaacaaacaaaaatgtGAAAATAAAAATTATGGCAATATTGTAAATaaacttttatataattatttgaataaATCTTTATTTCATGattttataatattaaaaaataaggaaaattcacgtggtacccctaaATTTTACCACTTTGCATATGGTACCCAATATTTTATGTTTGTGTAACTCataccctccatgtttgattttcatgcacaacatgTTTTTTTGTCGCTACAAAAAAACTCAATTGAGCATAACTCCTAGACCAAAATTCAGAATCAAAcaattttatttttctaaaatgaatatctcgtcataatctttaatatgagaaaaaaattgatgaaagaaattttatagggtttttttaacgaaaatctcaaatcaaccatattttcgatcttaaattttcgaatgaccattttcgttttattaatttatagatctcgaagaTATAAatctatttttttaaaaaaaattagttaattccgatttctggtctatgatttatgctcaatttAAAATCTTAAGAACGATAAAAAGGGcacgttgtgcttgaaaatcaaatctcaaggatattatcatgtgcacaaacataaaaagttgggtacaacgtgcaaaatggcaaagttcgaggataccacgtgaattttccgtgaaaaatattaaattttacATAGAATTTCAAACCCATACCACTCGGAATTGAAACAAACACATGAAATGAGGATTGAAGTTCTAACCCCATACCACCTAGATATGATTCTGGATTCCAAATCCATACCTATGCGCGAAACAAATGACTCCTTAAATAATAGAAATGAGGAAAACTCTTAGATAATTTCAAAGCAGCAAATAAAGACAAAGAAAAACGTGCTCAAGAATAGAAGAAGAAATGGCATGACGTTTTTTTCCTTGTCTTTCTTTGTTGCTTTGAATTTATCTAAAAGATTCCCCATTTCTATTATCTAAGAATGAAGAATGTCCTCATTTCTTTTCGCACGTGTGGAGAAACTTTAGTACAAGCTATGTTCTTTCAATCTGGTAATCCCTCCACTCATTTTTTTTATCGCAAAATAAACATTTAAACTCTTCCTTTTATCAAGTCTAGTTCCAAATCGCCATGCAACGTCTTCATTGTTAGACattttttaaacaattttaagaaaataaattaataattggATAAATTATCAAAGATTTCACAAGTTATTTGTTATTAGGCAATTAACAGGACCACTGAAATGGTGAAGGGGGGTCAGCAAAGTCGTTGGTCCGCGATTTCCATTTCATAACAAAGTTCAAAGTACAAGGGAATCTGTATTGACTCCTAATATGCAATACATGCAAATTTTGATGGCCCTTCCCCCGGTTTTACTAGGTTGACCCTGATGCCCTTCTCAATAGAGCACATAAAGTGTACGAAATTTTTCGAAACGGAAAAATCATTGTTGTAGACCAACTCTTACCCGATTTGTCACGGCAAGGATTATCGGGAAATGCCATAGTAAATAAGTCCATTGGTTCAAAGTACCGACCTTTTTAACTCATATTATCGAATTTTTGAACCACTTACACATCAACCAAGTAGTGGGGTGGGTATGACTAACATCTCAATCTCAGGTGGAAATATCGTTAACCCTTGCACCATTAATTACGGCGACGCACATTATAATAGTACATCTTATTATGATTCCGATACTAACTAACTCGAACCGTAGTTGGATGGTAACTCGAATCCCAACTAGTCAACATGGAGATTTAATGTTGGATCGTTATTTAACGGGAATCAAAATCAGAATCAAGATTATGAAGGTTCGCAACCAACTTGCCATTTATTCTTGATGTAATCGAATAAAGGAAAGCAACCACCCTTAGCActttattttataaataatatttatattacttATAATTGTTATAAAATTGGCATACTGTTTGTATTATTGTTGAACTTAAATGTCACGCATTTCGTCTCCTTATGGATGGCAACCCACGTGATCTTTGTGTTTAGCGGCAATATCAATTAAAGTACTAGTACTCAATTGTCAAACATTTTAATGAGAATACTCCTGATATGTTTTTGTGGACATATTTCctcataatataatactagtTGAAAAGCCCATGCATCCATTAGGATCATCTGTATAAATATATTCtatagttgataaaaaaaaaagttcaatTATGTTTAAATATTTGATAAATAAAAGTTCGTGAATGGTTTAGTTGATCATCAATGAACTATTAGTGCTTTTAGCATAGAAGTTTTGTCATTTAATAGTTATCATTTCAGTTGTAAAACATCAAGTAACATTGTTAGAGGATGTAGTTAGTTTTTTCATTATTGTTATAGGCATCACTgatttttaattaaatacaaaacgtTATCTTCATAAACATAGTGCAGCTTACCAAATGAACCGCCCTTAATAACTAAGACTGAcctttatgagttttgcaaattattttaacctATAACAACAACGTAAAACTAATTGGTATTACGTAAAGCAACATGTATCATAATTATCTATATTTAGTGTGTTTAGAGAAAATATTAGATATCTTATAgcataagtttaccttgactatcTACAATTAAGAGTGTTTTGGTCTATATACTTATCGTAAAATCAAATCCATACTGAATTCCAATAAATTTAGTAGTCTCTAAACAACAGTAAAAAAGTATAtg from Silene latifolia isolate original U9 population chromosome 2, ASM4854445v1, whole genome shotgun sequence encodes the following:
- the LOC141641722 gene encoding uncharacterized protein LOC141641722, which translates into the protein MDTSWITLPNDHRDYINGCREFIELAKESLVDGKTKCPCKNCKLRYYFTLGEIEGHILFKGFYQKYTDWFWHGKRDVLDHLHGESREETLVGRDDIKGLLNAVYRTKIPNHSKDFDDHNTFAGSVEIEKEVEFDDVSMGFSSSGESDNEFENAYDPTSDDLNNKQDISYKRLIEAANEELYEGCQSFSKLSFLLHLYHIKCMFHWSIESFNKLLELLLQAFPQVKEFPSSFYEGKKIINDLGLGYEKIHACPSNCMLFWGDNSDKEECNVCHTSRWKKVIGEKGKNLAKKGEGAKVMRYFPLIPRLERIYASPKTAEDMRWHHKDRVKDGKLRHPKTL